In Haloarcula rubripromontorii, the sequence TATTGTCCAGTCCGCGCTGGGCCGCGAGGGGATGGAGAACATCGCCGATCACCTACTTGACGTGAACGACGAGGACGACGCAGATATTTAGGGTCGCCCGCGGTCGACGATAGCGACATCCGTTTCCACGTCCTCCAGCCGTTCGAACGTCGGTGGCGAGATGAACCGCGACGCCTTGCTCCGGTCGCGGCTCGCCCCGATCATGACAAGGTCGTACTGCGACGCCGTATCGGACAGAAACGTCTGGATATCCGTCCGGGGAACCCGCGTCTCGAACGCACCCTCGTACGGTTCAATGAGGTCCGCAAGCATCTCTTCGGCCCGGCGGCGGTCCCCACGGGAGCCGATACAGGTCGCGACGGCGACCCGCCCGCTTCGGCCGGCCAGTCGCGTGGCGAAGTCGACCATATTATGGGCTACGTCGCTGACAGTCCGGACCGGAACGATGACTTGTTTCCAGCGGGTCCGGTCGCTCCGGGATCGGTGGACGACGACATCGCTCTCACTGCGGAAGAGCCGCTGTAAATACGGCGTCAGCGCCCCGTGTTGGCTTTCGTAGGGTGCGACAACGAGGTCGCAGTTGGTTTCGACCGCAGTTTGCAGCGTTGTCTTCGCCGGTGATCCGTTGTCGCTCGCGACGACGACCTGACAGGAGACGCCCGTCCGCGTCTCGATCCGGTCGGCGTGGGTCTCCAGCCAGTCGATCTCCGCTTCGAGGTCCGTCTGCTCGGGCGATGCCGTGGCGGTCGCCGGGTCGCCGCCGTCGCCGATTGGGCGGGTTTCTGTCGATGCCGGCTCGGACCCGTTCTCGGACCGGATGTCCAACTGTATCGTGTCCCGCGTGAGGGATTGCTGGGTCGCGGCGGCGTCGGCGTCCGAAACCATGTCGAGCAGGACGACCTTGCCGGCCTCGTGGGCGGCCGCGAGCCGTGCGCCGAGCATCGCTGTCTGGCCCGCCGAGTCGCCGCGCATCGGGACCAGAACGTGGTCGTCACCGGACATCGACTCGTACAGGTACGTCGCTCGCTGTTCGTAGAACTGCTCGCGCCAGATGACGAAGAGGACCGCCACGAGCAGGCTGGCGGCGAAGATGCTGGCGACGAACGCCGCCCGCTGGTTCGGTTCGACCAGCAGCGCCAGCAGGGCGGTTGAGTACGACGACGGCTCCTCGATGTCCAGCGGCCAGGTGACCACGCCAGTCGCGAAGACGGCGAGGCCGGCACCGAGCGCGTTGACGCCGAACTGACCGCCCGGCGCTGAGAGATAGCTGTTCGAGACCGCGAGCGCGCCCAGTCCACAGACCGCGCCGATGGTGAGTCCCGC encodes:
- a CDS encoding HPP family protein — its product is MLDQLRKRLHAAARRLRRVERRELQDFRRWAEVTENLVHLSMLVFVPLAIVLVTTLANAVPRLSFLLFPPLAAGSYTLFVDPTSKYSDPKRFVAGLTIGAVCGLGALAVSNSYLSAPGGQFGVNALGAGLAVFATGVVTWPLDIEEPSSYSTALLALLVEPNQRAAFVASIFAASLLVAVLFVIWREQFYEQRATYLYESMSGDDHVLVPMRGDSAGQTAMLGARLAAAHEAGKVVLLDMVSDADAAATQQSLTRDTIQLDIRSENGSEPASTETRPIGDGGDPATATASPEQTDLEAEIDWLETHADRIETRTGVSCQVVVASDNGSPAKTTLQTAVETNCDLVVAPYESQHGALTPYLQRLFRSESDVVVHRSRSDRTRWKQVIVPVRTVSDVAHNMVDFATRLAGRSGRVAVATCIGSRGDRRRAEEMLADLIEPYEGAFETRVPRTDIQTFLSDTASQYDLVMIGASRDRSKASRFISPPTFERLEDVETDVAIVDRGRP